In Leucobacter sp. CX169, a single genomic region encodes these proteins:
- a CDS encoding ABC-F family ATP-binding cassette domain-containing protein: MAHLLGGESLHLEFPTRVIFEGVSVGIESGDRIGIVGRNGDGKSSLLGMLSGRIEPNDGRVTVRGGTTIGVLDQADVLDPERTVRETVVGDMPEYLWAGDAKVRDVLTGLLGSIPWEATVGELSGGQRRRVALAALLTGDWDVLILDEPTNHMDIEGVAWLAGHLKTRWPNGQGGLLVVTHDRWFLDEVANETWEVHDGIVDPFEGGYAAYVLQRVERDRQGSVIEAKRQNLMKKELAWLRRGAPARTAKPKFRIEAANQLIADVPPVRDPIQLQQLAVARIGKEVVNIEEASVSFPDPNGGTREVLRNITWKLAPGERTGILGVNGAGKSTLLGLVTGKVKPTSGTVKHGQTVKISTLTQNFELLEGHMNDRVSDVVKGKRTEYNVGGKDMTPSQLLERLGFSNAQLSTPVRDLSGGQKRRLQLLLVLLDGPNVLILDEPTNDMDTDMLAAIEDLLDSWPGTLLVVSHDRYLLERVTDQQYAVLDGEFRHLPGGVDEYLKIGAANTRAGVDAGSGAAAGGAPVADGSVARVTASAPVAEAQSGPTGAERRTLEKEMQAAERRLAKLDSEIAAVHAKMAAHDPNDYEGLGGIGDKLATLRAEVTEREERWLELSELLA; encoded by the coding sequence GTGGCTCATCTACTTGGCGGCGAAAGCCTGCACCTCGAATTCCCGACGCGCGTGATCTTTGAAGGCGTCTCGGTCGGCATCGAATCGGGCGACCGCATCGGCATCGTCGGTCGCAACGGCGACGGCAAGTCCTCGCTGCTCGGCATGCTCTCCGGCAGGATCGAGCCGAACGACGGTCGGGTCACCGTCCGCGGCGGCACCACGATCGGCGTGCTGGATCAGGCCGACGTGCTCGACCCCGAGCGCACGGTCCGCGAGACGGTCGTCGGCGACATGCCCGAGTACCTCTGGGCGGGCGACGCGAAGGTGCGCGACGTCCTCACCGGGCTCCTGGGCAGCATCCCCTGGGAAGCGACGGTCGGCGAGCTCTCGGGCGGCCAGCGCCGCCGCGTCGCGCTTGCGGCCCTGCTCACGGGGGACTGGGACGTCCTCATCCTCGACGAGCCCACGAACCACATGGACATTGAGGGCGTCGCCTGGCTCGCCGGGCACCTCAAGACGCGGTGGCCGAACGGCCAGGGCGGGCTGCTGGTCGTCACCCACGATCGTTGGTTCCTCGACGAGGTCGCCAACGAGACCTGGGAGGTGCACGATGGCATCGTCGACCCCTTCGAGGGCGGATACGCGGCGTACGTGCTGCAGCGGGTCGAGCGCGACCGCCAGGGATCGGTGATCGAGGCCAAGCGCCAGAACCTCATGAAGAAGGAGCTTGCCTGGCTGCGCCGCGGTGCCCCCGCGCGCACGGCGAAGCCGAAGTTCCGCATCGAAGCCGCCAACCAGCTCATCGCGGACGTGCCTCCCGTGCGCGACCCGATCCAGCTGCAGCAGCTTGCGGTGGCGCGTATCGGCAAGGAGGTCGTGAACATTGAGGAAGCGAGCGTGAGCTTCCCCGACCCGAACGGCGGCACGCGTGAGGTGCTGCGCAACATCACCTGGAAGCTTGCTCCCGGCGAGCGTACCGGGATCCTGGGGGTGAACGGCGCCGGGAAGTCGACGCTGCTCGGCCTCGTCACGGGCAAGGTGAAGCCGACGAGCGGCACCGTCAAGCACGGCCAGACCGTGAAGATTTCGACCCTCACCCAGAACTTCGAGCTGCTCGAGGGCCACATGAACGACCGCGTCAGCGACGTGGTCAAGGGCAAGCGCACCGAGTACAACGTCGGCGGCAAGGACATGACGCCGAGCCAGTTGCTCGAGCGCCTCGGGTTCTCGAATGCGCAGCTCTCGACGCCCGTGCGCGACCTCTCCGGTGGCCAGAAACGTCGCCTGCAGCTGCTCCTCGTTCTCCTCGACGGGCCGAACGTGCTCATCCTCGATGAGCCCACCAATGACATGGATACCGACATGCTCGCCGCGATCGAGGACCTCCTCGACTCCTGGCCCGGCACGCTGCTCGTCGTTTCGCACGACCGGTACCTGCTCGAGCGCGTCACCGACCAGCAGTACGCCGTGCTCGATGGCGAGTTCCGCCACCTGCCGGGCGGCGTCGACGAGTACCTGAAGATCGGCGCAGCGAACACTCGCGCCGGGGTCGATGCAGGGTCCGGCGCGGCCGCTGGCGGTGCGCCGGTGGCGGACGGCTCGGTCGCGCGCGTCACGGCAAGTGCCCCGGTGGCCGAGGCGCAGAGCGGCCCCACGGGCGCTGAGAGGCGCACCCTGGAGAAGGAAATGCAGGCGGCCGAGCGCCGACTTGCGAAGCTCGATTCCGAGATCGCCGCCGTGCACGCGAAGATGGCGGCGCACGACCCGAACGACTACGAGGGCCTGGGGGGCATTGGCGACAAGCTCGCCACGCTTCGCGCCGAGGTGACCGAGCGCGAGGAACGCTGGCTCGAGCTCTCTGAGCTCTTGGCGTAG
- a CDS encoding lipase family protein yields MPVQIALGVAAVAIGCIIALVDLSSVVTARLTGGGLVVAGLMTLLDRGRGALWRWMSGALLIAVGLVAGLWTELGVPMLGLLLGIALISYGALSVARALRGIPGERLSNGLFAVATIVLGILSLSWPLLSLAFLRLFVGVWLAFFGLQVLFSLLARRGRAAISQAAANPKQPASSRTRRFWRTTGAFAALTGAMLLTVGSSLLLAGNPRTAPDAFYTPPAQVPDQPGSLLRAEPFTVGVPDGAVAWRILYTTTLREGVPAVSSGLVLAPAAAVTGAPAQDPADESSPAAQPGTTPVISVAHGTTGIARKCAPSLSNTPFADGAGTALVEMVTQHGYVGVISDYVGLGTAGAQPYLVGEGEARGVLDAFRAAHELGELNLSPDTVVWGHSQGGQGSLWTGQIASEYAPEIGVRGVAAFAPASDLKGLAEAIKTTVPGKVVSAYIAGSWNAYYPELKLSNDLTPGSARGVEKIVDLCFNEQDALAAALRGTQIPNQIFPDRLFDGKFGDLLVSNSPTGPFPAPVLVAQGLSDELVLPPLQERWVQERCEAGIEIDFRTFPGLGHVSLVADGSPLNPQLVSWSLDRWAGKPATPNCAAQADAGASP; encoded by the coding sequence ATGCCGGTCCAGATCGCGCTGGGGGTCGCCGCGGTCGCGATCGGATGCATCATCGCGCTCGTCGACCTGAGCTCGGTCGTGACGGCGCGTCTCACGGGCGGCGGTCTCGTCGTCGCTGGCCTCATGACCCTTCTCGACCGCGGACGGGGTGCCCTCTGGCGCTGGATGAGCGGCGCGCTGCTCATCGCCGTCGGGTTGGTCGCCGGCCTGTGGACCGAACTCGGTGTACCCATGCTCGGGCTACTGCTCGGGATCGCCCTCATCTCGTACGGAGCGCTCTCGGTGGCGCGGGCGCTGCGCGGCATCCCGGGCGAACGTCTCTCAAACGGGCTGTTCGCGGTGGCCACGATCGTTCTCGGCATACTGAGCCTCAGCTGGCCACTGCTGTCACTCGCGTTCCTGCGCCTCTTCGTGGGCGTCTGGCTCGCCTTCTTCGGGCTGCAGGTGCTGTTTTCCCTGCTCGCCCGCCGGGGCCGGGCGGCCATCAGTCAGGCTGCCGCCAACCCGAAACAGCCCGCCAGCTCCCGCACGCGCAGGTTCTGGCGTACGACGGGCGCGTTCGCGGCGCTGACCGGCGCGATGCTGCTGACCGTCGGCAGCAGCTTGCTGCTCGCCGGCAACCCGCGCACCGCTCCGGACGCCTTCTACACGCCCCCGGCGCAGGTGCCGGATCAGCCCGGGTCGCTGCTGCGCGCCGAACCCTTTACTGTCGGTGTGCCCGACGGTGCGGTCGCCTGGCGCATCCTGTACACGACCACGCTGCGCGAGGGCGTTCCCGCGGTCTCGAGCGGGCTGGTGCTCGCGCCAGCGGCGGCAGTGACCGGGGCGCCCGCGCAGGATCCCGCCGACGAATCGTCACCCGCGGCACAGCCGGGCACGACGCCGGTGATCTCCGTCGCCCACGGCACGACGGGCATCGCCCGCAAGTGCGCCCCCTCGCTCAGCAACACCCCCTTCGCCGACGGCGCCGGGACCGCGCTCGTCGAGATGGTGACGCAGCACGGCTACGTCGGGGTGATCTCTGATTACGTCGGGCTCGGCACCGCTGGCGCGCAGCCGTACCTCGTCGGCGAGGGTGAAGCGCGCGGCGTCCTGGACGCCTTCCGCGCGGCACACGAGTTGGGCGAGCTCAACCTCAGCCCGGACACCGTGGTCTGGGGTCACTCGCAGGGCGGTCAGGGCTCGCTGTGGACCGGGCAGATCGCGAGCGAGTACGCCCCGGAGATCGGCGTTCGCGGTGTTGCGGCGTTCGCCCCCGCGAGCGACCTCAAGGGGCTCGCCGAGGCGATCAAGACGACCGTGCCGGGCAAGGTCGTCTCGGCCTACATTGCCGGTTCGTGGAACGCGTACTACCCCGAGCTCAAGCTGTCGAACGACCTCACCCCGGGCTCGGCTCGCGGGGTCGAGAAGATTGTCGATTTGTGCTTCAACGAGCAGGACGCGCTCGCGGCGGCGCTGCGCGGCACCCAGATCCCGAACCAGATCTTCCCGGATCGCCTGTTCGACGGGAAGTTCGGCGACCTACTCGTGTCGAATTCCCCGACCGGGCCGTTCCCGGCACCCGTCCTGGTCGCGCAGGGCCTCTCAGACGAGCTCGTACTCCCGCCACTGCAGGAGCGCTGGGTGCAGGAGCGCTGCGAGGCCGGCATCGAGATCGATTTCCGCACCTTCCCCGGGCTCGGGCATGTGTCGCTAGTGGCGGACGGGTCGCCGCTCAATCCGCAACTCGTCTCATGGTCGCTCGACCGATGGGCGGGAAAGCCTGCCACCCCGAACTGCGCGGCACAGGCGGACGCGGGGGCGTCGCCGTAG
- a CDS encoding DsbA family oxidoreductase, which produces MSSATIHVDVWSDIACPWCYLGSRRFAKGLAAFADAHPEVEVVVESHSYELSPDTPEDFVGNEIEFLSKHKGMARDQVEQMLGSMTELAASEGLEFRFDQLQHVNTRRAHRILHLAKDRGIQAQVLSRLFSAYFTEGRTLHDDEVLVELAVEAGLDADEARAALSDPARGEQVDHDITRARMLGVQGVPFTLINQKYGVSGAQSPETFTSVLEQVLERDREEAA; this is translated from the coding sequence ATGAGCTCTGCCACAATCCACGTCGACGTCTGGTCCGACATTGCCTGCCCCTGGTGCTACCTGGGATCCCGCCGCTTCGCGAAGGGCCTCGCGGCCTTCGCCGATGCCCACCCCGAGGTCGAGGTCGTGGTCGAGTCGCACAGTTACGAGCTGTCGCCCGACACCCCGGAGGACTTCGTCGGGAACGAGATTGAGTTCCTGTCCAAGCACAAGGGAATGGCCCGGGATCAGGTCGAGCAGATGCTCGGCAGCATGACCGAACTCGCCGCGAGCGAGGGCCTCGAATTCCGCTTCGACCAGCTGCAACACGTGAACACGCGCCGCGCGCACCGGATCCTGCACCTCGCGAAAGACCGCGGGATCCAGGCACAGGTACTGAGCCGCCTGTTCTCGGCCTACTTCACGGAGGGCCGCACGCTGCACGACGACGAGGTGCTTGTCGAGCTCGCGGTCGAGGCGGGTCTCGACGCGGACGAGGCGCGCGCGGCGCTCAGCGACCCCGCGCGCGGCGAGCAGGTCGACCATGACATTACCCGGGCGCGTATGCTCGGAGTGCAGGGCGTTCCGTTCACTCTGATCAATCAGAAGTACGGGGTGTCGGGCGCACAGTCGCCCGAAACATTTACCAGCGTGCTCGAGCAGGTGCTCGAGCGGGACCGAGAGGAAGCCGCATGA
- a CDS encoding 4-(cytidine 5'-diphospho)-2-C-methyl-D-erythritol kinase, translated as MSDAAAITVRAPGKINVFFRVGALQDDGYHEVASLYQAVSLYEEVTATHADDFSVRFIGPIDTSGLSTDDSNLAIRAARLLAEHTGYAGGVDLLITKRVPIAGGMGGGSADAAATLVACDELWGTGVGRAGLHHLAAELGADVPFALEGGTAVGTGRGDELSQALTTGHFHWVLALDDSGLSTPVVYRTLDEHRDQYREALLPAPAQPSVDTAVLQAVRLGNAASLAEAMHNDLQVAALKLSPPLAELLELGESRGALAGIVSGSGPTIAFLVPSAVEAAELQGVLSRNGRRTLIVTGPVTGARVIEGR; from the coding sequence ATGAGCGACGCTGCTGCGATCACCGTGCGTGCGCCGGGGAAGATCAACGTATTCTTCCGGGTCGGCGCGCTGCAGGATGATGGCTATCACGAGGTTGCCTCGCTGTACCAGGCGGTCTCGCTGTACGAAGAGGTCACCGCAACGCACGCGGACGACTTCTCGGTGCGCTTCATCGGGCCGATCGACACCTCTGGGTTGTCGACCGACGATTCGAATCTCGCGATCCGGGCGGCCCGGCTGCTCGCGGAGCACACGGGCTACGCCGGCGGCGTCGACCTGCTGATCACCAAGCGCGTTCCGATTGCCGGTGGCATGGGCGGCGGCTCGGCGGACGCCGCGGCGACGCTCGTGGCCTGCGATGAGCTGTGGGGGACCGGGGTGGGCCGCGCGGGCCTGCACCACCTGGCCGCGGAGCTCGGCGCTGATGTGCCGTTCGCGCTCGAGGGTGGCACCGCCGTCGGCACTGGCCGCGGCGACGAACTCAGCCAGGCGCTGACGACCGGACACTTTCACTGGGTGCTCGCCCTTGACGACTCCGGGCTGAGCACGCCGGTCGTGTACCGGACGCTTGATGAGCATCGGGACCAGTATCGCGAGGCATTGCTGCCGGCTCCGGCCCAGCCCAGCGTCGACACTGCAGTGTTGCAGGCCGTGCGCCTCGGCAACGCGGCCTCGCTCGCCGAGGCCATGCACAACGACTTGCAGGTTGCCGCACTGAAACTCTCGCCCCCGCTCGCCGAGCTGCTCGAACTCGGGGAGTCGCGCGGCGCGCTCGCCGGTATCGTCTCGGGCTCTGGCCCGACGATCGCGTTCCTCGTGCCGAGCGCGGTCGAGGCCGCCGAGTTGCAGGGCGTGCTGAGCCGCAACGGCCGGCGCACCCTGATCGTGACGGGTCCCGTCACGGGCGCCCGCGTGATCGAGGGTCGCTAG
- the rsmA gene encoding 16S rRNA (adenine(1518)-N(6)/adenine(1519)-N(6))-dimethyltransferase RsmA produces the protein MSADENSPAVQHPTDAAGLLGPAQVRELAERLDVTPTKKLGQNFVIDPNTVRKIVRLAGVRAGDRVIEVGPGLGSLTLGITEVGADVTAVEIDHRLAAELPLTARALQPEAQLRVIRSDALELTAEQIAELPAPPEVLVANLPYNVSVPILMHLLELIPGLRSGLVMVQAEVGHRIAAVPGSKVYGAPSAKAAWYGDWSIAGNVSRRIFWPVPGVDSVLVSYVKRAEPLGTEEERQRTFALVNAAFAQRRKMLRQSLQPLLGSTAEATAIIEAAGVDPQTRAEQLTIFDFLAIARVEA, from the coding sequence GTGAGCGCAGACGAGAATTCACCGGCGGTGCAGCACCCGACCGACGCGGCCGGACTCCTCGGCCCGGCCCAGGTGCGCGAGCTCGCCGAACGCCTCGACGTCACCCCGACGAAGAAGCTCGGACAGAACTTCGTGATCGACCCGAACACGGTCCGCAAGATCGTCCGCCTCGCTGGCGTTCGCGCGGGCGACCGCGTGATCGAGGTCGGGCCCGGCCTCGGCTCGCTCACCCTCGGCATCACCGAGGTCGGCGCCGACGTCACCGCGGTCGAGATCGATCATCGCCTTGCTGCCGAGCTGCCGCTCACTGCGCGCGCGCTGCAGCCCGAGGCGCAGCTACGGGTCATTCGCTCGGACGCGCTCGAGCTGACCGCCGAGCAGATCGCCGAGCTGCCCGCGCCGCCCGAGGTGCTCGTGGCGAACCTGCCGTACAACGTGTCGGTGCCGATCCTGATGCACCTGCTCGAGCTCATTCCGGGCCTGCGCTCGGGGCTTGTGATGGTGCAGGCCGAGGTCGGCCACCGCATCGCGGCCGTGCCCGGCAGCAAGGTCTACGGCGCGCCGAGTGCGAAGGCTGCTTGGTACGGCGACTGGTCGATCGCGGGCAACGTCAGCCGCCGCATCTTCTGGCCGGTGCCCGGGGTCGACTCCGTACTCGTCTCGTACGTCAAGCGCGCTGAGCCGCTCGGCACCGAGGAGGAGCGCCAGCGCACCTTCGCGCTCGTCAACGCCGCGTTCGCACAGCGCCGGAAAATGCTGCGCCAGTCGCTGCAGCCGTTGCTGGGCTCGACGGCAGAGGCCACTGCCATCATCGAGGCGGCCGGGGTCGACCCGCAGACCCGCGCCGAACAACTCACCATTTTCGACTTCCTCGCAATCGCACGGGTGGAGGCCTGA
- a CDS encoding TatD family hydrolase, with product MAKSLRTRDGGAGRDLTRPAAPEPLPFALYDNHTHLEFEDGVDQLTPEDSLDAAEAVGVRGVVQVGTDLETSRWGAELAAVDRRVLAAVALHPNEAPRLAEKGLLSEHLSEISRLAAQPRVRAVGETGLDFFRTGADGRDAQQESFETHIEIAKANGIALQIHDRDAHDDVVRTLLRVGAPERTVFHCFSGDAMLARICAEHGWYLSFAGTVTFKNAPVLREALAVAPRDRILCETDAPFLTPEPLRGRPNAPYLLPHTVRRMASSLEVPLDELCRQLAENTERVYGSWDTDVVKAAA from the coding sequence ATGGCGAAGTCCCTGCGCACGCGCGACGGGGGAGCGGGTCGCGACCTGACCCGTCCCGCCGCGCCCGAACCGCTGCCATTCGCGCTCTACGACAACCACACCCACCTCGAGTTTGAGGACGGCGTTGACCAGCTCACGCCCGAGGACTCGCTCGACGCGGCGGAGGCCGTCGGTGTGCGGGGTGTGGTCCAGGTGGGGACGGACCTCGAGACGAGTCGTTGGGGCGCCGAGCTTGCTGCGGTCGACCGGCGGGTGCTCGCCGCGGTGGCGCTGCACCCGAACGAGGCGCCGCGCCTTGCTGAGAAGGGGCTGCTCTCCGAGCACCTCTCCGAGATCAGCCGCCTCGCCGCGCAGCCGCGCGTGCGGGCCGTCGGCGAGACCGGACTCGACTTCTTCCGCACCGGGGCCGACGGCCGCGACGCACAGCAGGAGTCGTTCGAAACGCACATCGAGATCGCCAAGGCGAACGGGATTGCGCTCCAGATTCACGATCGCGACGCGCACGACGACGTTGTGCGCACCCTCCTGCGCGTCGGCGCTCCCGAGCGCACGGTGTTCCACTGCTTCTCGGGCGACGCCATGCTGGCGCGCATCTGCGCCGAGCACGGCTGGTACCTCTCCTTCGCCGGCACCGTGACGTTCAAGAACGCGCCGGTGCTGCGTGAGGCGCTCGCGGTCGCGCCGCGCGACCGGATCCTGTGTGAAACCGACGCGCCGTTTCTGACCCCCGAGCCGCTGCGTGGGCGCCCGAACGCGCCGTACCTGCTGCCGCACACCGTGCGCCGCATGGCCAGCTCGCTGGAGGTGCCGCTCGACGAGCTGTGCCGCCAGCTCGCCGAAAACACCGAGCGAGTCTATGGCTCGTGGGACACCGATGTAGTGAAGGCGGCAGCGTGA
- the metG gene encoding methionine--tRNA ligase produces the protein MATPSSFFVTTPIFYVNDAPHIGHAYTEVAADVLARWHRQAGDDTWFLTGTDEHGQKILRTATANGMSPQEWADRLVEDAWKPLLSQVNLSNDDFIRTTDQRHMDGVAAFLQELFDAGHLYAGEFEALYCVGCEEFKPKSEILDGEGAYEGEKVCAIHSKPLELLQEKNYFFKMSAFQDRLLALYQDRPEFIQPASARNEVIAFVQQGLEDLSISRTSFDWGVPLPWDEGHVTYVWFDALLNYITAVGYPQDRAELARRWPATHIVGKDIMRFHAVIWPAMMMAAGLEVPKQIFAHGWLLVGGEKMSKSKLTGIAPSEIIDVFGADAFRYYFMRAVSFGHDGSFSWEDLAARYQAELANGFGNLASRVLAMNVKYFDGVVPAAGPETEADAAIRELVARAAATADEKIEALAIHEAIAAIWEVVDALNGYITEQEPWVLSKSNETRERLGTVLYTATEGLRALAELLSPVVPEATAKLWLALGAHDALGELSAQPIREAGTWGRLPAGARQQPLESLFPRIEQDLA, from the coding sequence ATGGCCACGCCCTCTTCTTTCTTCGTCACCACGCCGATCTTCTATGTGAATGATGCGCCCCACATCGGGCACGCATACACGGAAGTCGCCGCCGACGTGCTGGCGCGTTGGCACCGGCAGGCCGGCGACGACACCTGGTTCCTCACGGGGACCGACGAGCACGGCCAGAAGATCCTGCGCACCGCGACCGCGAACGGCATGAGCCCCCAGGAGTGGGCCGACCGCCTCGTCGAGGACGCGTGGAAGCCGCTGCTGAGCCAGGTCAACCTCTCGAACGACGATTTCATTCGCACGACCGATCAGCGACACATGGACGGCGTCGCCGCGTTCCTCCAGGAACTCTTCGACGCGGGCCACCTGTACGCGGGCGAGTTCGAGGCGCTGTACTGCGTCGGCTGTGAGGAATTCAAGCCCAAGAGTGAGATTCTGGACGGTGAGGGCGCGTACGAGGGCGAGAAGGTCTGCGCGATCCACTCGAAGCCGCTCGAGCTGCTGCAGGAGAAGAACTACTTCTTCAAGATGAGCGCGTTCCAGGACCGCCTGCTCGCGCTATACCAGGATCGTCCCGAGTTCATTCAGCCTGCCAGTGCCCGCAACGAGGTCATCGCGTTCGTGCAGCAGGGGCTCGAGGACCTCTCGATCTCGCGCACCTCGTTCGACTGGGGCGTGCCGCTGCCCTGGGACGAGGGGCACGTCACCTATGTCTGGTTCGACGCGCTGCTCAACTACATCACCGCCGTGGGCTACCCGCAGGATCGCGCCGAGCTCGCGCGCCGCTGGCCCGCCACGCATATTGTGGGCAAGGACATCATGCGCTTCCACGCCGTGATCTGGCCCGCCATGATGATGGCGGCCGGCCTTGAGGTGCCGAAGCAGATTTTCGCGCACGGCTGGCTGCTCGTGGGCGGCGAGAAGATGTCGAAGTCGAAGCTCACCGGCATCGCGCCGAGCGAGATCATCGACGTGTTCGGCGCTGACGCCTTCCGCTACTACTTCATGCGCGCCGTGAGCTTCGGACACGATGGCTCGTTCAGCTGGGAGGACCTGGCGGCCCGTTACCAGGCTGAGCTCGCCAACGGTTTCGGCAACCTGGCGAGCCGCGTGCTCGCCATGAACGTCAAGTACTTCGACGGCGTGGTGCCCGCCGCCGGCCCGGAGACCGAGGCGGACGCGGCGATCCGCGAGCTCGTCGCCCGCGCCGCCGCGACGGCAGACGAGAAGATCGAGGCGCTCGCGATTCACGAGGCGATCGCCGCGATCTGGGAGGTCGTCGACGCGCTGAACGGGTACATCACCGAACAGGAGCCGTGGGTCCTCTCGAAGTCCAACGAGACGCGCGAGCGCCTCGGCACGGTGCTGTACACGGCCACCGAGGGCCTGCGCGCCCTCGCGGAGCTCCTGTCGCCCGTGGTACCCGAGGCCACCGCGAAGCTGTGGCTGGCACTCGGTGCCCACGATGCGCTCGGCGAGCTGTCGGCGCAGCCCATCCGTGAGGCCGGCACCTGGGGGCGCCTGCCCGCGGGAGCCCGCCAGCAGCCGCTCGAGTCGCTCTTCCCCCGCATCGAGCAGGACCTGGCCTAA
- a CDS encoding glucosamine-6-phosphate deaminase has translation MGIHIFQTEDELGEFVAGRICSAIERNPAAVIGLATGSSPLSSYAAWARLAAERGLSQDQVRGFALDEYLGLDPAHPESYESVIRKTVTDPVGLNPDLVRVPAGTGDVVRAAAAYEAEIAAAGGIDVQLLGLGRNGHLGFNEPGSAFDSRTRVVDLAASTIEDNARFFGGARDVPTQAVTQGLGTILEARELIVIAMGAGKADAVAASIAGDPSIDMPGSAVQGHPNVVWCLDEAAAAQLVAGGVAAR, from the coding sequence ATGGGCATTCACATCTTTCAGACGGAGGACGAGCTCGGCGAGTTCGTCGCGGGTCGCATCTGCTCGGCAATTGAGCGAAACCCTGCGGCGGTGATCGGGCTCGCGACAGGATCATCGCCGCTGTCGAGCTATGCCGCATGGGCTCGGTTGGCCGCTGAGCGCGGGCTCTCGCAGGATCAGGTCCGCGGGTTCGCGCTTGACGAGTATCTCGGCCTTGACCCCGCGCACCCGGAAAGCTACGAGAGCGTGATCCGGAAGACGGTCACCGACCCGGTCGGGCTGAATCCGGATCTTGTTCGCGTGCCGGCGGGCACCGGCGATGTCGTCCGGGCCGCCGCAGCGTACGAGGCTGAGATTGCGGCCGCTGGGGGTATCGATGTGCAGCTGCTCGGGCTCGGACGCAACGGACACCTGGGATTCAACGAGCCGGGGAGCGCCTTCGACTCGCGCACGCGCGTCGTAGACCTCGCCGCGAGCACGATCGAGGACAACGCGCGATTCTTCGGCGGGGCAAGAGACGTCCCGACGCAGGCCGTCACGCAGGGCCTCGGTACCATCCTCGAGGCGCGCGAACTCATCGTGATCGCGATGGGTGCGGGCAAAGCCGACGCCGTCGCGGCGTCGATTGCCGGCGATCCGAGCATCGACATGCCCGGCAGCGCAGTGCAGGGGCACCCGAACGTGGTGTGGTGCCTCGACGAGGCCGCCGCTGCGCAGCTCGTCGCAGGCGGAGTCGCAGCGCGCTGA
- a CDS encoding MetS family NSS transporter small subunit, whose product MTPIALSFLGLAAVLVWGGLIVSTIMLARRGEIDQYPDGGEDGADEELDD is encoded by the coding sequence ATGACCCCCATCGCACTCTCATTTCTGGGGCTTGCCGCGGTGCTGGTTTGGGGCGGGCTGATCGTCAGCACGATCATGCTGGCCAGGCGCGGCGAGATCGATCAGTATCCCGATGGCGGCGAAGACGGTGCCGACGAGGAGCTCGACGACTGA